agtggagatgagtggtacccggtggggtcttctgctgttgtagcccacctttctttcccattctgacattcagtttggagttcaggagattgtcttgagcaGGAcctcaaccctacatgcattgaagcaactgccatgtgattggttgattagataatcgcattaataagaaatagaacaggtgttcctaataattctttaggtgagtgtataagtgATACCCTTTGTCGAATACAGGATGTATAAGATCCCATGCGATCTTCCCACTAACGTCTAGGAATAGGGGGCATGTACTGTCCTTCCCCTTATAGACCTAGAAATGATAGATATAACTGGTGGCACTCTCACAGATCTTACAGATTTTAATACCATACTGGGCCCTGTTATTTGGGAGATATTGCATAAATTTGAGCCTCCCCTTAAAACTAACAAAGGATTCATCTGCTGCAATATTTTACTCGGGCGcataaaattggaaaaatgtacTAGATAAATGACTAATTAATGGCCTTATTTTATAGAGTCGATCAAAATTTGGATCTTCTGGAAGTGGGCAGAGACTATTATCAATGAAGTAAAGGATTTGAGGATAGCCTTCAAAATGTGTTCAGCACATAAGTGTGTGGTATAATATATCCGGAGACCAATAATCATGAATACTTGGCTTTTTTAGCATTTGTAGGGGCCCAACGTTGACCTTTGGCATAGAAAGAGATGAGATTCTGGGCAGTGAACTGAGCAGCATAAATGTTAGTCTGCTTTACCATTACATTTATTAggggatctgaaaaaaaaaaggttgatgGCCTCGAACCCACTGGTGTCAAATTTAAGGCCTGGGGAAGAAGTGAAATCAGGCACTTGGGGGCTATAATTGTCTGCAGCTACCCATGTCAGCTTTGGCAGAGCAGGACCTGCAACTCTGCGGCGCTGACtgggtggaagggggggggggggggtgaatcagCATCGCTTGACTCGGATGAAGATGAAAGCACAAACTACGCTTCCCCTTCAATGGCGGTGTCTATATCAGAGCATAGTATTGCATTTGCCTCCTCAGCTGTGAAATGCCTGATGCCTATATTATCATTAGACTGTGGCGTCAGACTGTGGTGTCCGATTTTAGCATCAGACTGTAGCAATGGATTCAGCATCAGGAGATGGAGGAGTGGGTCTGTGATCCTGATCAGAAGTCACAGATCCCAGGGGGTGATCAGTGGGTGGGTAGGTGACAAGTGGGGTGGTGGGGGGCAGATCAGGGGGTTTATTCATGCATTTTTTCCAATTTTCTTTCAGACGGAGCCTCTTCACAGGCTCTGCAGCAGCAATCTCCTGCTCTGACCAGCTCCGTGTCATGCCGACAAATCCAGCATTCagctctgtgattggccagtctgCACTAACTGACCAATCACGGCAATAGTCGGAATGGGACAGAGACAGTAGCGATCGCTTCTGTCGCCGTGCACAAATGCGCTAAATTACATGCGATTTGGACGTACAGTAACGCCCAAATGCCTGAAGGAGTTAAGCTGGCCGAACACCTTTGAAAGACGTCAGCCAAACTACATATACTCATTTGTTTTAGCCGAGTATGTATgtattgtcaatggggagagaagaaagccactgccagacacttttggtggtggcttatctcttaggcctcatgcacacgaccgttgtgtgcatccgcgtccgttccgtcatttttcacagtttagcggaggttccattcatttctatggagctgtgaaaaaaaaatgatagtcctccgttttttctccgtgtccatgatccgtgattccagtccatcaaaaaaatataacctgtcctatccttgtcagtggaaaacgcaggacggacccattcaagtcaatgggtccgtcaaaaaaactgatgcacaactggtatgtcatcctgGTCCGCGTCCGTTTGTTtcccgatccttctctcccccgaCATCATCTATCAGGAGGGAGTTGGGAGCTCCCCAAACACATCAGACTATTGGCTGAACATGCAGTTTTAGGCAGGTTTGGCTGACAAtaaactaatgtgtatggggcctttGGACAGGCAGTCTACATATAACAATCAAACCTTATTTAGTAATCACTGCAGTAAtccaggaaataaaataaaaaatgcacagaATGCTTTAAAATAATGAAGAAATACGTCCTGGTCCCTGTTAGCATGGACATCTGACTGTAATACGTCACCGTAGGAAAGTACAGAGACCACCGGGAGACCCGGGAAGTGGCAGGGTATCAGTAAAGTATtacttcttttattattttaaagcaATCTGAgcattttttgtaaaaatattttAAGTGGCCGTACAACCGCTTTAACCATGTAATTATATAAAAGGCAATTGCGAATTACAATAGTCTGTTTTGAACAGCCGCCCTGGGCCCAAGGCTCTTGGGGGGCCATGGACATCCAAAACGGCCACCAATGTTCCTCGATGTCTCTTGGGCCTCGAATGTTTGCCCAGTGCTCCACATTTGAATGCTGCCAATGGCTCCCATCCCCGTGATTCACTCTCATAGGCCACAGGCTACTATCAGTCAGTAGAGCTGCGAAAAGATGACATCATTGCAACTGCGCTCGCCAGGATTCAGGCAACTCAGGCTGCAGGCCAAAAAAAAGGCCTGTGTCCTGCATCACAAGATAGCGGGAACGAGGTGAGTatttagatttattttattttagaactACTACTAGGGACACTATAACTACTAGGGCACTACATGGGGGGCATTAGGAATTTTAGGGGGCATATTATAATTACTGGGGACACATAAGTACTAGAGGCGCTACATGGGGCATTATAAGTGCTGAGAGCACTATAGAAGTCATTATAACTCCTGAGGGCAGTGTGACTACTGGGACGGCTATAGGAGGCATCATTACTACTGTGTCCACTATAAagaggccttattactactgagagcTCAATATGAATGACTTATAGAGGGgctttattaatactgggggcagaATGAGGGCAATGTTATTACTGGGAGTACTGCAGGGAACATTATTATCAGTGGGTGCAATATGGAGGGCGCTACTGCTAATGGGTCACGCTCAGCGGGCATTATCACAATTTGGGTAATGTAGGGGGTTCACTATTACTAATGAAGGTACTCTGGGaaagaattactattggtgggaccttTGGAAGTAATATTACTAAGGGGAGctatctgtatagcactattatttCACAGTAGGCACAGTGTTGGGGAGCAGCagaaggataacactgttggaacAACAGGGCGAGGATGACAAAGTGAGGATTCTAAGATGTCTATGTGGAGATGAGATGCGGctaaaagaagtcatcatggtggtctgctcCCACTGAAAAATATCAGGAAAAAGAACATCAACattagaggagacgtcactggttGTAAGAGGTATTTAGTGCTAttgtctcctgtatgtttggtagagcTGAATGTAATGTCCATTTAAATATGTTTTTAGCACTAGGGCTGAGAGCAGGTGctatactgtacaatatatatttttttttactcctgggGCCTATGCGTGAGGAACACCCCAGGGCCTTTGGGCCACTTATTCTGCCCCCGATAAAGGGGCCATTACTTTATACTAATTGCAGTTACTTCGATGTATGATATTTCTACCCTTACTTCTACATTGCACTCTTCTTTCTTTCCACTTCCTGTGCGCTCAGACTTTCGAGCTCGGCTTTGAAGATGTAGTTCACAGGTGGGAGATTCTTCCCCCTATGTCAGCTAAATAACCCCCCACAGGATTTCCGTTGTTTTCGTGTATTTAATCAGCACAGAAAAACAGACAAGAACAGAGAAAAGTTTCCATTGCTGTACGTCAAAAACATCTACCGAAGACAGCAACAACATTGCGAAATGTTAAGAGAACGCAAACACATCCAGTGCCCGGCGCTATCAGTAGCCTCCTCTTTTAGGTCTAGTTGCAAGATGGCTGTACTGGTCATCATCACGGTGTCCCAATATCTTGAGAAAAAGAAAGcaaagaaaatgaaaatggtcATTATGTGTTGTGAGTTaacctgcactccagaattcttctctaaaaaaaattattacatttctgcgacatgtgaatatacccttaaagtggttctgcactttgtttaaactgatgatctatcctctggatagatcatcagcatctgatcggaggggtccgacacccgagacccccaccgatcagctgtttgagaaggcagcggcgctccaacagcgccgcggccttctcactgtttaccgcagacccagtgacgtcacgactggtatcaactggcctgggcgcggctaagctccgttcaagtTTGAATATATATCAAATTTACCCAACACCAGGCGCCATTTGATTAATTTGGTGCAAAGTATGAGGGCAccctaaggatccattcacatgaCAATAAGAGCTCTGTGTCCATGTTTTGGACCGCAAACAGCTAGTCTACTATatacgggcaccagccgtgtgcactccgcggcgtggatgtggacccattgacttgaatgggtgcacgatctgcaagatatggcaaaagataggacatgtcctatcttttgtggagcgGAGGCATGCATCAGAATCCAAGGAAGCACTTCCATGGACTTCATGCAGCAATTCCCCCCACTATTTATAAAAATGCCACCGAATTGTACAAAAATGCCTCAAAAACATCAGAAAAAATGCCTGTCTTTTTATTTGGCCAAAAATAGAGCAAACAAAAAATGTGTGAAGGAGGACTGAAAATTGTTTTGACTGACACACAAAAATGTAATCTGAAGGCTGGAAATGTTATACCATTAAAAAAACAGAACCTACTGTAtactgatgttcagttcctcTCCGTTTCAACGCTTCCACTCTGCTGTCCCTGGAGTTCTATGTTTCCAGAGTTGCAGTACATACAGGTATGGCCGTATTATAGCTGTGCACAACCGTATccagtcactggcctagggtagtCACGTATGTCATTGATTCAGCACCGGAAACACAGAGTTTCAGAGCTGGAAAGGCGGGGTATTGTGCAGGCAAGTATTgcttcttttttcattttcatccCCAGCCTTTGGGgctctggaaaatccctttaaaagggttgtccacacTTTACAATCCCTTTTTTGACGAAAAGGACTGCTGATTGTAGGTTGGCCCATTACTGTGACCCTGAGCGATGAACTATAATCTGTAGTGTTTCATTCCCTGGTAGCAGCACCACGGGGAAAGTGAAGCTTTCCATAGTGCCTATTGAAACCAATGGGTTGTCCATATAATGCAGTTTTGTGTCACATACCACAAGCCACGTTGCCACTCACCTGATAGTCAGAATCCTTTTCAATCAGATTTTGTTTGTCAGAAGCTGTAAAAGGTTAAATAAGTTACAGCATTAACACATCAATCATATAAACAGTTTAATTTTTAGCCAGCCTTTATCTCGCTCCAGTGTCACACGTGTGTGGGGTGCCGCGCACAGGAGCAGTGCCACCCACGACAACAATAAGACTGAAAATACTGATCGTAATGAtaattaggctttgttcacattgccgTTTTTCACGTGTCTGCCGTGTCTGTTTACATATCATTATATTTTTACTGACCGTTGGTCAGGCATGCACTTCTCTGGTCCGtgacattatagtctatggatggCATCCGTATTGCGACGGTGTTTAGTCCGTTTTTCGCTGACCACTGCAAACATCAAAtggacacagaaatgtgaacagGGCTTCAGTGTGGGATTTGGGCTGAGGCTCCACAGCGACGTGTTGTGTGACAgaaaaatctgacagaaaggtCGTGAGACCAAAAACATCTGTGCAACTTGTCTGCCACTTGCCGTCACACGACTGTTTTAGACCTGTAATCACGACCCCACTGACAATCATTAGATGTGATGTCGCATGATCTTCAACACTGATGTCACCATGTAGCCTCAGCCTTATGCCATTTGTGATAAAGGCTGCGGCAGGACTActgcgagcgccgctgccttctcaaacagctgatccgcgggggtcctgggtgtcggaccccaaccaatcagatactgatgacctatcagaggataggtaatcagaaTATAAGTctcagaaaaacccctttaaaaggggttatccaattctaaaaatgcccccccacATTGCCCGGGCCCCTCCTTATAGatcatacttaccccgctccccagcaCCAATGTCACTCCGGATCCATGCATGGTCAGCCTCTCTAGCATGACGGGTGACGTCACTCGTGATGCAAGCGGGCTGGTCatcatcgcggcctgctattggctgcacccccccaACGCCGGAATGTTTGATCTGCGCGATGGGAagatgcagtggtggccatgcagggatccggagtgacgctggggagcggggtaagtatgatCCATAGGAGGGGTCGGGCATCGTGGGGGGCATTTATAGAATTGGATAACCTGGCAGATTTTATTGCAGAAAATTTCTGTGGcaaaaaatctgttccattcatctgaatggggttgttttggtggCAAACACAtgaatttctgcaagccccatctAGATAAATGAAACTGATCTTCAGTCTGccgtgtgtgaaggcaccctaatatAACATGTACAGTCTACAAGGGCATGGGCCCTAACTGTACCTGTGTATGCCTCCGATTTCACATGGGGACACACACAGGCTTTTTTCTGTTGGATTCTGGTCATTTAGAACATTTGCGATATGAACAAAAAAGTCATTCATgcaatggaggagatttatcaaaactggtgtaaagtagaactggcttagttgtccatagcaaccaatcagattccacctttcatttttcaacactcctttggaaaatgaaaggtggaatctgattggttgctatggacatttaagcaagttctactttacaccagtttgttaaATCTACCCCCATATGTTTGCTCCCTATACAACCCAATTTAGGTGCATGGACCAGACTTTCACTCactgggggagagttatcaaaattggtgtaagggaaaactggctacgttgtccatagcaaccaatcagattccacctttctaaaggagctctgaaaaatgaaaggtggaatctgattggttgctgtggacaactaagccagttccactttacaccagttttgataaattgagATTTCTGCAACAACTCAGCCTCATGTGAATTGCCGCTCAAACTGCACAGTACCAGGATATGCGATATCAGTGCGTCCCTGACACCCATGATACAATACAGGCGCCGTCCATGCAGCGCACACACCCCATAGCTCTGCTAACGAATGAAAGTCCATGGCCCCTCCAAATAATAAAAGACTCATCCTCTAACCTCGTCCTGGTCGACGTGTCTCCGAGCCAGAAACAAAATATACCGCCATAGTGATAAGACCGATCATGATGACATCCGCCACAACAAAGCCAGCAATGGTTCCCGGGTCCAGCTCTATGCAGTTCATGCACCCTGACAAACAGAGGGAGTGAAGACATGAAATAGCTGCAGATTGGTATAAGAACTGGTTGTCAGGTAGTCAGTGCCTGGTTACTTTAGctctctcccattcacttgtatgggactaACCTGCTCTATCCAGACACACGGTCACTACCAGGTACGGAGTGCTGTAGtccctgatcggcaggggtccaactcccagcatccctgctGATCATCTTATTCCAGGGACCGCAGCACACTGGAACAGGCACAGCCCAATCAGGTTCAGCTGACATACTTGTAATGTGAATGGCTACCTTAAAGGGTGTTCccggattttaatattgatggcctatcctcaggacaggccatgAATATATAATTGGTAATTGTCCAATacacccccttccccttccctCCATTGACCGTCTGTTCTCCAAAGTCAGTACTGGAACTATACAGCGTCGTCCACtgaactgaagtgaatgggggcagTGCTCTGGTGCTGACTTCCGGCACCGGAACTACTGAGGAACAGTTGGGGTATCGGACTCcaccgatcaaatattgatggcctatcagtaTAAAAATTCCTAGAATATCTCTTTAAATCCAGGACCACCAAGCATATGTTAAAGGTtatctgtacctatgaaactggatgacctgttacatgggctCTTGGCAGAAAAAAGGTGTccgtgttagtcccatgttcatatgtgcccgcattgctgggaacatttttgtttttatatatgcaaatgagtatctaggagcaatgagggtgtggccattacacctagaggctctgctgtctctgccaCTGCCACACtatcacggacgttcccgcgacaggtggcagtagatcggtgagactggcaacacatggtttgatctgacatgatttccgtttggatcaagtgacatctgtgttgtttctggtgcttgccacaccttctttccccaggcgtggctattatggtcatttaaccatttattgttgtttctcccactatgctgtgcggtttatagcttctgttggagttgtggatagctggtgtgtagatctcggctgagttcctggtgctgcgatagccacttgaagttaagtgttttctttcccttttgtattttgtttgggttattttgtgtgttgcatttccctgtcatttgtattaaggcctgagggagactcatgttcgtccttccttttggaggaacaggttgtctcagtcctgacattagtaccagggtcctatagggtgagttaggacattaggtattcctgtgtacgaactcacctacctctggggtctgttcatactggtggttagtcaggactttgattagggttttctctaggaggtgtccatctcctttccctagtttccaggccttattccctcacccatttccctcctatgttcggtgtggtgtttccctcccaccccCGATCGTGACACGcaccctctgcattttgattgacatgAGCAGACAGTGAAAATATCATCAGGCCTGGTCCTGTGACAGCTGCCCTTTACTATGTGGATGTCTGCAGAAAATTCCATCAGACATATTCACGTTTCTTTACAATGAATAATATTTTGATAAATTATTTTCCAATTCTGATATATGAATGGACTTCCCCTTCATATAGAATACGGTCCATGATGTGCCTCTTGTACCAGCCTGCAAAGAGTAAGGTAAAGAATAAAGCTCTGTCACCTCGACAACATAGCAGGACGTTCTGACCGATGCAGGTGTGACTGTTGAGACCCCAAATAATCAGAAGAATGGGGGTCCTGTGCACCAGTATGAATGGAGTGATAGGTTGAGCATTCACACTgccgctccatttattctctatagAAGTGCCAAGAAGAGCTACCTCCAGCAATCCCATATAGAATGGACACATGAAGACCCTCTTCTCGTCAtcagcgcgggggggggggggggatgcagcggtccgttttgcggacaagaataggcatttctacaatgggccgcccgttccgcaaattgcgggaaGGCACGTGGGCGGTTTCCGTTTTtggcggatctgcggtttgcggaccgtaaaaaacggcacggtcgtgtgcatgaggcctaatgcagatTTCACTCTTTGACCTGGAAAGGGTGAAGTCCGTGATAAAATCCGTGGTATGTATTGACATGCTGAAGATTTATAATCTGCACCACAGGTCAGACTCTGCTGCAGAATTTTTCTGCCATTTGTGAATGATAATTGGTAAAGACTCATTCACTCAGTTGGTGCTGTACAACGCTGCAGATGTGCCGCACAAAAATCCACTTCAGAAAAATCCCCTAATCAGtcacgtgtgaacccagcctaagcctGCATTCAcaaggtcagtattttgcatcaggattctTAAGATTTGAAGGGTGTCCATAGCACCCGCCATACATCATCAGCACTGAAAACACTGAGTATACTCACGTCTCACATACACATGGACACAATCCTTTTTCTCAGTATTACTGTTGATACGGCAGTAGACTCCACGAGGATCGTTCCATAAAGAGCCCAAGTTTAGGTCTGTACTGTTAGCCAACATTACGCCATCCTTTTGCCATGTGTAGCCCTTGTCGCTTATCAGGTACAGACTGTCATCTCTCTCAACTGGCAAAGAAAATAGACTGTAGACAAAAAAGACTCCAAACACCTAAAGGAGATCGATACTGATGATTTCATCAATAACATATCAATAACATGTACTAATACAATGGAATCGCTATAAAACTGGTCCATGTGAATAACCTCCTATACTACATAACTAGTCCATGTGAATAACCCCCTATACTACATAACTAGTCCATGTTAATAACCCCCTATACTACATAACTAGTCCATGTGAATAACCCCCTATACTACATAACTGGTCCTTATGAATAACCCCCTATACTACAAAACTGGTGCATGTGAATAACCCCCTATACTACATAACTAGTCCATGTGAATAACCCCCTATACTACAAAACTGGTCCTTATGAATAACCCCCGATACTACAAAACTGGTGCATGTGAATAACCCCCTATACTACAAAACTGGTCCTTGTGAATAACCTCCTATACTACAAAACTGGTGCATGTTAATAACCTCCTATACTACATAACTAGTCCATGTGAATAACCCCCTATACTACATAACTAGTCCATGTGAATAACCCCCTATACTACATAACTAGTCCATGTGAATAACCCCCTATACTACAAAACTGGTCCTTATGAATAACCCCCTATACTACAAAACTGGTGCATGTTAATAACCCCCTATACTACATAACTAGTCTATGTTAATAACCCCCTATACTACATAACTAGTCCATGTGAATAACCCCCTATACTACAAAACTGGTGCATGTGAATAACCCCCTATACTACATAACTAGTCCATGTTAATAACCTCCTATACCACAAAACTGGTGCATGTGAATAACCCCCTATACTACATAACTAAtccatgtgaataaccccatataCTACATAACTAGTCCATGTTAATAACCCCCTATACTACATAACTAAtccatgtgaataaccccatataCTACATAACTAGTCCATGTTAATAACCCCCTATACTACAAAACTGGTCCATGTGAATAACCTACTATActacatacggatatgttttgtggaataacggaacagaagaggacttaaagggaacctgtcaccgggattttgggtatagagctgaggacatgggttgctagatggccgctagcacatccgcaatacccagtccccatagctctgtgtgcttttattgtgtaaaaaaactgatttgatacatatgcaaattaacctgagatgagtcccatacctgactcatctcacatacaggactcatctcaggttaatttgcatatgtatcaaatcagtttttttacacaataaaagcacacagagctatggggactgggtattgcggatgtgctagcggccatctagcaacccatgtcctcagctctatacacaaaatccaggtgacaggttccctttaaatcagagggggaaaaaaactcagatacggaacaacagatccgtgaaaaacagaccgcaaaacaacaacggtcgtgtcctTGAGCCCTTACAGAGCCTGAACCCTCAGTCTATCAGACATGAGTATCCTAGTTATACGCCACCAACGCCATTGAGGAGATAACTGCTTGAATGGTGTATTGTGCTATTTTATTTAGTAATTTAAGCATAAAATAACTTTTTCTAGTTTCACGGATCCAAACAAATGATACTTTCATTCTGTTAGTCATGGATACTTcaacatgtatgtatgtatactgcATGCGTGTACACGTCACTACGCCTCCTCCTCTAGTCTGTCCACATTTTTCATATTATTACTAAAAGATACACAGCTGCCATAGAGGTCCATATATGTTGTATAGATGTACAACCAGCCTATATTGTTCACTATATTAACAAACGTAAAAATAAGGTTTAAaagggtcatcagtatcagattggtgagggtcccgcTGAGCCGCtcttctgcagtagctccagcacCAGGGGATGGAGCGGTGTAGTTCGGTTTGGGATTTACCGCATAGCAGCTGATCGGAgtcggactcccactgatctgatattgttgacctatcctgcgGGCAGGCAATCAATATTAACGTCCCCGTGAACCCCTATATCCTGATCTATAGCATCACCCAGGCGTTGTGTGATAACAGACACTTATAGTGCAGCAGAGCCCCCGTTTCGCACCCGATTTTACCACGGTGTCTATACTGGTTTCTAAAGCGCATCATTTCGGAGCGCAGTTGTCAGACGCACAGcagtgtgtgaacataccctttaaAGTCCAACATAATTTCTAAGAAGCTACGTAAGCAGAGGTTAACTTACCTGCCTTGGGTTTGTCTTTATCTTTGATATGACGGATATTTCCaggaaagacagaaaaaaaaaagaaaaaaagtcatGACAACTGATCATTGCAGTATTTCCCCTATGGTTAGTGTTGAGGTGAATTCACACTGGGTAGATTTCTCCTATTCACCCAGTCATCTGCaatgggcttgcagaaatccgtgCAGAAATAACCTTCGgaggaatggaactgattttccattgcaaaaaatttctgcaacaaGTCAGCCGCGTGTGAATTGACCCTCATACACACTCTGATATGCGTAGCTGCATCCAAGTTTGTTGACTATCTGAAATATTTTGGCAACGTTTCCCCCCCCCTCTACATACCTTCTGAAAAGACGCCCTTAACGAGCAAG
The Bufo gargarizans isolate SCDJY-AF-19 chromosome 2, ASM1485885v1, whole genome shotgun sequence genome window above contains:
- the LOC122928716 gene encoding T-cell surface glycoprotein CD3 gamma chain-like — protein: MVPSHFWLVVALLVKGVFSEDKDKPKAVERDDSLYLISDKGYTWQKDGVMLANSTDLNLGSLWNDPRGVYCRINSNTEKKDCVHVYVRRCMNCIELDPGTIAGFVVADVIMIGLITMAVYFVSGSETRRPGRASDKQNLIEKDSDYQILGHRDDDQYSHLATRPKRGGY